A section of the Oncorhynchus gorbuscha isolate QuinsamMale2020 ecotype Even-year linkage group LG06, OgorEven_v1.0, whole genome shotgun sequence genome encodes:
- the LOC124038414 gene encoding transmembrane protein 14A-like has product MAIDWLGFGYAAAIALGGFMGYKKKGSVMSLIAGILFGSMAAYGALMISYDPTKTFYSLVASGALTIVMGMRFKKSGKIMPAGIMTGLSLLMVLRLLFMGVIVM; this is encoded by the exons ATGGCAATTGACTGGCTTGGATTTGGCTATGCTGCAGCCATAGCCCTGGGGGGATTCATGGGGTACAAGAAAAAAG GTAGTGTCATGTCACTGATAGCTGGGATATTGTTTGGCAGCATGGCTGCCTATGGGGCCTTAATGATTTCATATGACCCAACCAAGACTTTCTACTCCCTCG TTGCCTCAGGAGCGTTGACAATAGTGATGGGAATGAGATTCAAGAAATCTGGGAAAATAATGCCAGCTGGCATCATGACAGGACTAAG TTTGCTGATGGTCCTGCGACTTCTCTTCATGGGCGTGATTGTAATGTGA